One part of the Hippopotamus amphibius kiboko isolate mHipAmp2 chromosome 14, mHipAmp2.hap2, whole genome shotgun sequence genome encodes these proteins:
- the OXGR1 gene encoding 2-oxoglutarate receptor 1, translating to MKGDNLNEPLDDFANASHFPEYAAALGNCTDEKMPLKTHYLPAIYSIIFLVGFPGNAVVISTYVLKMRPWRSSTIIMLNLACTDLLYLTSLPFLIHYYASGENWIFGDFMCKFIRFGFHFNLYSSILFLTCFSIFRYFVIIHPMSCFSIHKTRWAVVACVVVWIISLVAVIPMTFLITSTTRTNRSACLDLTSSDDLTTIKWYNLILTATTFCLPLVIVTLCYTMIIYTLTQGPRTHSCLKQKARRLTILLLLVFYICFLPFHILRVIRIESRLLSISCSVENQIHEAYIVSRPLAALNTFGNLLLYVVVSNNFQQALCSTVRCKAGGDPEQGKKVSQSNNP from the coding sequence ATGAAAGGAGACAACCTGAATGAGCCACTAGATGATTTTGCAAATGCTTCTCATTTCCCCGAGTATGCAGCTGCTCTTGGAAATtgcacagatgaaaagatgccACTCAAGACGCACTACCTCCCTGCTATTTATAGCATCATCTTCCTGGTGGGCTTTCCCGGGAACGCGGTCGTGATCTCCACGTACGTCTTGAAAATGCGGCCCTGGAGAAGCAGCACCATCATCATGCTGAACCTGGCCTGCACGGACCTGCTGTACCTCACCAGCCTCCCTTTCCTGATCCACTACTATGCCAGCGGAGAAAACTGGATCTTTGGGGATTTCATGTGCAAGTTCATCCGCTTCGGCTTCCATTTCAACCTGTACAGCAGCATCCTCTTCCTCACCTGTTTCAGCATCTTCCGCTACTTTGTCATCATTCACCCGATGAGCTGCTTTTCCATCCACAAAACTCGATGGGCCGTGGTGGCCTGTGTGGTGGTGTGGATCATTTCGCTGGTGGCCGTCATTCCCATGACCTTCCTGATCACATCAACCACCAGGACCAATAGATCCGCCTGCCTTGACCTCACCAGTTCGGATGACCTCACGACTATCAAATGGTACAATCTAATTTTGACGGCGACCACTTTCTGCCTCCCCTTGGTGATCGTGACACTTTGCTATACAATGATTATCTACACCCTAACCCAAGGACCTCGGACGCACAGCTGCCTTAAGCAGAAAGCTCGAAGGCTAACCATCCTGTTGCTTCTCGTGTTTTATATATgctttttgcctttccatatcCTGAGGGTCATTCGGATTGAATCTCGCCTGCTTTCAATCAGCTGCTCCGTTGAGAATCAGATCCATGAGGCGTACATCGTTTCTAGACCTCTGGCTGCCCTGAACACCTTTGGTAACCTTTTACTGTATGTAGTGGTCAGCAACAACTTCCAGCAGGCCCTCTGCTCGACGGTGAGATGCAAAGCAGGCGGGGACCCCGAGCAAGGAAAGAAAGTCAGTCAATCAAACAACCCTTGA